The Chryseobacterium indicum genome includes a window with the following:
- a CDS encoding leucine-rich repeat domain-containing protein yields MNTLLPKDYFSFDLGNDENWIGKSSQLPEDIEKYINITCFEIGYNKFETLPDSIFRSLLKLKEIYINNNRIKEIPRSIGLLKKLEILTINDNPIKSIPIELTECVNLESFAAINCELESLPEEFGNLSNLRSLLLSENNIRWLPISICNLKKLHRLELRDNKLTHLPDNFFNLLNLRQLDLEGNNIERNDLDKLQKALPNCQIKI; encoded by the coding sequence ATGAATACTTTATTACCTAAAGATTATTTTTCATTTGACTTGGGAAATGATGAAAATTGGATAGGAAAGTCGTCTCAATTACCGGAGGATATAGAGAAATATATAAATATTACCTGTTTTGAAATTGGTTACAATAAATTTGAGACTTTACCGGATAGTATTTTTAGAAGTTTATTGAAACTTAAGGAAATTTATATTAATAACAATAGAATTAAAGAAATCCCAAGATCTATAGGGTTATTAAAAAAACTTGAAATTTTAACGATAAATGATAACCCCATCAAATCAATACCAATTGAGCTCACAGAGTGTGTTAATTTAGAAAGTTTTGCAGCAATTAATTGTGAATTGGAATCACTTCCTGAAGAGTTTGGAAACCTGAGTAATTTGCGGTCTTTATTACTAAGTGAAAATAATATTAGATGGTTACCAATATCGATTTGTAATTTGAAAAAATTACATCGTCTAGAATTGAGAGATAATAAACTAACACATTTGCCGGATAATTTTTTTAATCTATTAAATTTAAGACAATTAGACTTGGAAGGGAATAATATAGAAAGAAATGATTTGGATAAATTACAAAAAGCGCTTCCAAATTGTCAGATAAAAATATAA
- a CDS encoding IS3 family transposase (programmed frameshift) produces MRLKKVSAPVQEYSEAFKRQVVSEYERGLYTKSQLQTRYNIRGNSCIPRWLMKYGNFTYEKQLSKGRPMKDPQKQKIKELEAALAKKEEELKVFRKFIEIAERELKVEIGKKVWFQSIQEIKVNTTLSTENICRLFGYSKQAYYKRQKQPVSTDHETRVIELVVSIRKKMPKIGTRKLYVLLKNDFEKEEIHVGRDQLFSILRSNYLLIPRRHSYFKTTNSRHWMKKYPNIIKGKELKCSEKVWVADITYLKTKEKNYYLHLITDAYSKKIVGYELSDNLQTSSTLKALKQAIQNRLYKHSLIHHSDRGLQYCSKEYTETLKKSDMLISMTENSDPYENAIAERVNGILKHEFGLIDTFENFKNLSQQLEQAIYCYNNLRPHFSLHYNIPNQVHMKNNVKLKTYKKQNQNRKIPTLI; encoded by the exons ATGAGATTAAAAAAAGTATCCGCCCCTGTTCAAGAATACAGTGAAGCATTTAAAAGACAAGTTGTCTCCGAATATGAGCGGGGATTATATACAAAATCACAATTACAAACCCGCTATAATATCAGGGGTAATTCCTGCATTCCCAGATGGTTAATGAAATATGGTAACTTTACTTACGAAAAACAATTAAGTAAAGGCAGACCCATGAAAGATCCACAGAAACAGAAGATTAAAGAGCTTGAAGCAGCATTGGCCAAAAAGGAAGAAGAACTCAAAGTGTTCAGGAAATTTATAGAAATTGCAGAGCGTGAGCTTAAGGTTGAGATTG GTAAAAAAGTCTGGTTCCAATCAATCCAGGAAATAAAGGTAAATACGACTCTTTCAACAGAGAATATCTGCCGATTGTTTGGCTACAGTAAGCAAGCTTATTACAAGAGACAAAAACAGCCTGTTTCTACAGATCATGAAACAAGAGTTATAGAATTGGTTGTATCAATTCGTAAAAAGATGCCTAAAATAGGTACTAGAAAACTTTATGTTTTACTTAAGAATGATTTTGAAAAGGAAGAAATTCATGTAGGAAGGGATCAGTTGTTTAGCATTTTGAGATCAAATTATCTTTTAATTCCCAGAAGGCACAGCTATTTTAAAACAACCAATTCCAGACATTGGATGAAAAAATATCCCAATATTATCAAAGGAAAAGAATTGAAATGTTCGGAGAAAGTTTGGGTTGCAGATATTACTTATCTCAAGACCAAAGAGAAGAATTATTATCTTCATCTGATTACCGATGCCTATTCTAAGAAAATTGTAGGATACGAATTGAGTGATAATTTACAGACCAGCTCTACGTTGAAAGCATTAAAGCAAGCCATACAGAATCGACTGTACAAGCATTCACTCATTCATCATTCAGACAGAGGGTTGCAGTATTGCAGTAAAGAATATACTGAAACACTCAAGAAAAGTGATATGCTTATCAGTATGACCGAAAATTCGGATCCTTATGAAAATGCTATAGCAGAGAGAGTGAATGGTATTCTGAAACATGAATTTGGATTGATTGATACTTTTGAAAATTTTAAAAATCTTTCCCAACAGCTTGAACAAGCAATTTATTGCTATAACAATTTAAGACCGCATTTTTCTTTACATTATAATATTCCAAACCAAGTACACATGAAAAATAATGTGAAATTAAAAACCTATAAAAAACAAAATCAGAATAGGAAAATTCCTACTCTGATTTAA
- the gcvP gene encoding aminomethyl-transferring glycine dehydrogenase codes for MNTEQFVSRHISLNEADKQAMLEKVGVSSIEELLSQTIPSSIRLEKDLEISEPLSEYEMLIHSKELASKNTDYTSYIGFGYHNTLLPSAIQRNIFENPSWYTAYTPYQAEIAQGRLEALLNFQTVVCDLTGFALANASLLDESTAAAEAMHMFFNNRTKDQKKAGANKFFVSDLVLPQTVSVLKTKAEGLEIEIVEGDHKTHEFDGSYFGVLLQYPGKNGIVLDYTENIVEYKKLDLQVVVACDPMALVKLKSPASMGADCAVGTTQRFGIPLGYGGPHAAFFSCKEDYKRDIPGRIIGVSQDMYGRRALRMALQTREQHIKRERATSNICTAQVLLAVMAGMYAVYHGPKGLNYIADQIHFKANALKGGLKALGYEIVEEPIFDTVKITMNEDEKGRLMRMMLDHKLNLNYFTEGVVSIAINESTTLDKLNYLMASFAQFKDKQTFKLEIKEGYSIPEENLRKDEILTEEVFNKYHTETELMRYIKRLERKDLSLTHSMISLGSCTMKLNAATQMLPLSWDNWGSVHPFVPVDQAGGYQEMIRELEKDLAKITGFAGTSLQPNSGAQGEYAGLMVIREYHISRGEGHRNVVLIPQSAHGTNPASAAMAGMKIIVVKNLENGEIDFEDLKAKTEQHSENLSCVMITYPSTYGFFDANIKEITALIHEHGGQVYMDGANMNAQVGYTSPGNIGADVCHLNLHKTFAIPHGGGGPGVGPICVAKHLVPFLPSNANIRIGSKDAIEGISAAPYGSGLILNISYAYIKMLGNSGLKKSTEHAILNANYLKEILAEHFPILYSNENGRVAHECIVDFRQFKSLGIEVADVAKRLMDYGFHAPTVSFPVAGTLMIEPTESESKSEIDRFAEALIAIKQEIDEIANGEADAANNVLKNAPHTEQLVISDSWDKPYSREKAAYPLDWVRDHKFFATVSRVDEAYGDRNLVCTCEPIEAYM; via the coding sequence ATGAATACAGAACAGTTTGTGAGCCGTCACATTTCCCTGAATGAAGCCGATAAACAGGCGATGCTGGAAAAAGTTGGCGTTTCAAGTATCGAGGAGCTTCTCTCTCAAACCATCCCTTCTTCTATCCGTTTAGAAAAAGATCTTGAAATCTCAGAACCGCTTTCAGAATACGAAATGCTGATCCATTCTAAGGAATTAGCATCGAAAAACACTGATTATACAAGCTACATCGGGTTCGGATATCACAACACTTTGCTGCCATCGGCAATTCAGAGAAATATCTTTGAAAATCCGAGCTGGTACACCGCTTACACTCCATATCAGGCGGAAATTGCACAGGGAAGACTGGAAGCTCTTCTTAATTTCCAGACTGTGGTGTGTGATCTTACAGGTTTTGCTCTGGCAAACGCTTCATTACTGGATGAATCTACTGCGGCTGCAGAAGCAATGCATATGTTCTTCAATAACAGAACGAAGGATCAGAAAAAAGCGGGAGCAAACAAATTCTTCGTTTCCGATCTTGTTCTTCCTCAAACGGTTTCTGTATTAAAAACAAAAGCAGAAGGTCTTGAGATCGAAATTGTAGAAGGAGATCACAAAACGCATGAGTTTGACGGTTCTTACTTCGGAGTTTTATTACAATATCCCGGGAAAAACGGAATTGTTTTAGATTATACAGAAAACATCGTAGAATATAAAAAATTAGATCTTCAGGTAGTTGTTGCCTGTGATCCGATGGCTTTGGTGAAATTAAAATCTCCGGCTTCAATGGGCGCAGACTGTGCAGTGGGAACAACGCAGAGATTTGGTATTCCATTAGGTTATGGCGGTCCTCACGCAGCATTTTTCTCTTGTAAGGAAGATTATAAGAGAGATATTCCGGGAAGAATTATCGGGGTTTCTCAGGATATGTACGGAAGACGTGCTTTAAGAATGGCTTTACAGACGAGAGAACAGCACATTAAGAGAGAAAGAGCGACTTCAAACATCTGTACCGCTCAGGTTCTTTTAGCTGTTATGGCAGGAATGTACGCTGTTTACCACGGTCCGAAAGGATTAAATTACATCGCAGATCAGATTCATTTTAAAGCCAATGCTTTGAAGGGAGGCCTGAAAGCTTTAGGATATGAAATCGTGGAAGAACCGATCTTTGATACGGTAAAAATCACAATGAATGAAGATGAGAAAGGAAGACTGATGAGAATGATGCTTGATCACAAATTAAACTTAAACTACTTCACGGAAGGCGTTGTAAGTATTGCGATCAACGAAAGTACAACATTGGATAAATTAAATTATCTGATGGCTTCTTTTGCCCAGTTCAAAGACAAGCAGACTTTCAAACTAGAAATTAAAGAAGGATACAGCATTCCGGAAGAGAATTTAAGAAAAGACGAAATTCTTACGGAAGAAGTATTCAACAAATACCATACGGAAACAGAATTGATGCGTTACATCAAACGTCTGGAAAGAAAAGATTTATCGCTGACCCACTCAATGATTTCTTTAGGTTCCTGTACGATGAAACTGAACGCAGCAACGCAGATGTTACCGCTTTCATGGGACAATTGGGGTTCTGTTCATCCGTTTGTACCGGTTGATCAGGCGGGAGGTTATCAGGAAATGATCCGTGAACTGGAGAAAGATTTAGCTAAAATCACAGGTTTTGCAGGAACTTCTCTTCAGCCGAATTCCGGAGCTCAGGGAGAATACGCAGGATTGATGGTCATCAGAGAATATCACATTTCAAGAGGTGAAGGTCACAGAAACGTTGTATTGATTCCTCAGTCTGCACACGGAACCAACCCTGCTTCTGCAGCAATGGCAGGAATGAAGATTATTGTGGTTAAAAACCTTGAGAACGGAGAAATCGATTTCGAAGATTTAAAAGCAAAAACAGAACAGCATTCTGAAAATCTTTCTTGCGTAATGATCACATATCCATCTACATACGGATTCTTCGATGCCAACATTAAAGAAATTACCGCTTTGATTCACGAACACGGAGGACAGGTTTATATGGACGGAGCCAACATGAACGCTCAGGTTGGATATACCAGTCCCGGAAACATCGGAGCAGACGTTTGTCACTTAAACTTACATAAAACTTTCGCAATTCCTCACGGAGGCGGAGGTCCCGGAGTTGGCCCGATTTGTGTGGCTAAACACTTAGTTCCTTTCTTACCTTCCAATGCCAATATCAGAATCGGATCAAAAGACGCAATTGAAGGTATTTCAGCAGCGCCTTATGGTTCAGGTTTAATTCTGAATATTTCTTATGCTTATATTAAAATGCTAGGAAATTCAGGATTGAAAAAATCAACGGAACATGCTATTTTAAATGCAAATTATTTAAAAGAAATTTTAGCAGAGCATTTCCCGATTTTATATTCAAACGAAAACGGAAGAGTTGCCCATGAATGTATCGTAGATTTCAGACAGTTCAAATCTTTAGGAATTGAAGTTGCTGATGTGGCGAAAAGATTGATGGACTATGGTTTCCACGCTCCTACGGTTTCTTTCCCGGTTGCAGGAACTTTAATGATTGAGCCGACAGAATCTGAAAGCAAATCTGAAATCGACCGTTTTGCAGAAGCTTTAATTGCCATCAAACAGGAAATTGATGAGATTGCAAATGGTGAAGCAGATGCAGCCAACAACGTATTGAAAAACGCTCCTCACACGGAACAATTGGTAATCTCCGATTCCTGGGATAAACCATACAGCAGAGAAAAGGCAGCTTATCCTTTAGATTGGGTAAGAGACCACAAATTCTTCGCTACAGTCTCCAGAGTGGACGAAGCTTACGGAGACAGAAACTTAGTTTGTACCTGTGAGCCGATTGAAGCTTATATGTAA
- a CDS encoding response regulator, with protein sequence MKTIFIVEDETGIRDALQLLLSFENYDVRSFATAEAFNNRDQSVIPDIFIMDVKLPDGLGTDLCNQIKEDPATAQIPVMIISAHAKAAHVVNSCKADVFIPKPFDIDDVILKIENLVKEPNLQ encoded by the coding sequence ATGAAGACAATTTTTATCGTTGAAGATGAGACAGGCATCAGAGATGCATTACAGCTACTCCTGTCATTCGAGAATTATGATGTACGCTCTTTTGCCACTGCGGAAGCGTTTAACAACAGAGATCAATCTGTAATTCCTGATATTTTTATCATGGACGTAAAATTACCGGACGGGCTGGGTACGGATCTGTGCAACCAGATTAAAGAAGATCCTGCAACAGCTCAAATTCCTGTTATGATTATCAGCGCTCATGCAAAAGCAGCCCATGTGGTAAACTCCTGCAAAGCAGATGTTTTCATTCCTAAACCTTTTGACATTGATGATGTGATATTAAAAATTGAAAATCTGGTAAAAGAACCTAATCTTCAGTAA
- a CDS encoding PQQ-dependent sugar dehydrogenase gives MKNYILPVLALLTLSCKENKNDKTGSDTAVTKTDTLKLPAPDEKSSKTKFSNVLGWAKGKMPVAPEGFTVTRFAENIKSPRNMIQAENGDVFVVLSNSERTVSEKIKNDISGKSDAEVGGKSANRIILYRDADKDGVPESSSVFLANLNQPYGMLIIKDQFYVANTDGLWVYPYKLGDTKITKPGKKIVNLPAGGYNNHWTRNLIANKNQSKIYISVGSGSNVGENGMDKEVKRANILEVNPDGSGEKIYAAGLRNPVGMSWNPVTGELWTVVNERDELGDDLVPDYLTSVKQNAFYGWPYSYFGKNEDPRRKGERPDLVQKTIVPDVPLGSHTASLGLTFYTGSQFPEKYKNGAFIGQHGSWNRSSLVGYQVAFVPFANGKPAASYQPFLTGFIADEAKGDVYGRPVGVLQIADGSLLVADDVGGIVWRVSRASK, from the coding sequence ATGAAAAACTACATTCTACCAGTGTTAGCTTTACTGACGTTGAGCTGTAAAGAGAATAAAAATGATAAAACAGGAAGCGATACTGCGGTCACCAAAACAGATACTCTGAAGCTTCCTGCACCGGATGAAAAAAGCAGTAAAACAAAATTCAGCAATGTTCTGGGCTGGGCAAAAGGAAAAATGCCTGTTGCTCCGGAAGGATTTACCGTAACCAGATTTGCAGAAAACATTAAAAGCCCCAGAAATATGATTCAGGCTGAAAACGGAGATGTTTTTGTGGTTTTATCCAATTCTGAACGTACCGTTTCGGAGAAAATTAAAAATGACATCAGTGGAAAAAGTGATGCTGAAGTAGGAGGAAAATCGGCTAACAGAATCATCCTTTATCGCGATGCCGATAAAGACGGAGTTCCGGAATCTTCAAGTGTCTTTCTGGCCAATCTTAATCAGCCTTATGGAATGTTGATTATTAAAGATCAGTTTTACGTGGCAAATACCGATGGTTTATGGGTTTATCCTTACAAATTGGGAGATACGAAGATTACAAAACCGGGGAAAAAGATTGTAAATCTTCCCGCAGGAGGATATAACAATCACTGGACGAGAAACCTGATCGCCAATAAGAATCAATCTAAAATCTATATTTCCGTAGGTTCGGGAAGTAATGTAGGAGAAAACGGAATGGATAAAGAGGTGAAAAGAGCGAATATCTTGGAAGTAAATCCTGATGGAAGCGGGGAGAAGATCTATGCAGCCGGTCTCAGAAATCCCGTGGGAATGAGCTGGAATCCGGTAACGGGAGAACTTTGGACAGTTGTGAATGAGAGGGATGAATTGGGAGACGATTTAGTTCCGGATTATCTTACCAGTGTAAAACAGAATGCTTTCTATGGCTGGCCATATTCCTATTTCGGTAAAAATGAAGATCCGAGAAGAAAAGGAGAAAGACCGGATCTTGTACAGAAAACAATTGTTCCGGATGTTCCTTTGGGAAGTCATACAGCCTCTTTAGGTTTAACATTTTATACAGGTTCGCAGTTTCCCGAAAAATATAAAAACGGAGCATTTATCGGACAGCACGGATCTTGGAACAGATCTTCTTTAGTAGGATATCAGGTTGCATTTGTTCCTTTTGCCAATGGTAAACCGGCAGCTTCTTATCAGCCTTTTCTTACAGGATTTATAGCCGACGAAGCAAAGGGTGATGTGTACGGAAGACCTGTCGGAGTTCTTCAGATCGCAGATGGTTCTCTTTTGGTGGCAGATGATGTTGGGGGTATTGTCTGGAGAGTTTCCCGCGCAAGTAAATAA
- a CDS encoding Crp/Fnr family transcriptional regulator: protein MGTLDNIAETLGKIIPGMQDTDILNYKGRVKIEHHKNGSLLIYPGDRVKSLYFIKKGVVRAYYFSDEKNMEKTVYIRMENYFFGDYCSLILNSSARLYYGCEEDCILYKFNFDDVKEYLRQNSGLMKFSLHYTLFLLGEHLSRNEDFIFLNPEERYLKYAKENPEIMKRIPEKHIASLLGVAPASLSRIKRRLYPKN from the coding sequence ATGGGTACTTTAGACAATATTGCGGAAACATTGGGAAAGATAATTCCGGGTATGCAGGATACTGATATTCTGAATTATAAAGGCAGAGTAAAAATAGAGCATCATAAAAACGGCAGCTTATTAATTTATCCCGGAGATAGGGTGAAGTCTTTATATTTCATTAAAAAAGGAGTGGTGAGAGCATATTACTTTAGTGATGAAAAGAATATGGAAAAAACGGTATACATAAGAATGGAAAACTATTTTTTTGGCGATTACTGCTCATTAATATTAAATTCTTCGGCAAGACTTTATTATGGATGCGAAGAAGACTGTATCCTTTATAAGTTTAATTTTGATGATGTAAAAGAATACCTTCGGCAGAATTCAGGGTTGATGAAGTTCAGTTTACATTACACCCTGTTTTTATTGGGAGAGCATCTTTCCCGTAACGAAGATTTCATTTTTTTAAACCCCGAAGAAAGATACCTTAAATACGCAAAAGAAAATCCTGAAATTATGAAGCGCATACCAGAAAAGCATATTGCCTCTCTTTTGGGAGTGGCTCCCGCATCGTTGAGCAGAATAAAAAGAAGGCTGTATCCTAAAAACTGA
- a CDS encoding response regulator codes for MNKNKIMIFDDNYATFKVLQDILEQENYVVQSQDKNKDAVKQIEQFAPDIVIVDMLNSLSGFGIIRKIREQQTLKKLPVIAVSIDSLKRKEAFEAGADCFIGKPFGLDDLYSTLFSLAHRRASDNC; via the coding sequence ATGAATAAGAATAAAATTATGATTTTCGATGATAATTATGCAACTTTTAAAGTGTTGCAGGATATACTTGAGCAGGAAAACTACGTGGTTCAGTCTCAGGATAAAAATAAAGATGCTGTAAAACAGATAGAGCAATTCGCTCCGGATATTGTTATTGTAGATATGCTGAACTCATTGTCGGGATTCGGGATTATCAGAAAAATCCGTGAACAGCAGACGCTTAAAAAACTACCCGTTATAGCGGTTTCGATAGACAGTCTCAAAAGAAAGGAAGCATTCGAAGCGGGTGCAGACTGCTTTATTGGTAAGCCTTTCGGGCTTGATGATTTGTATTCTACCCTGTTTTCTCTTGCGCACAGGAGAGCTTCAGACAACTGTTAA
- a CDS encoding Crp/Fnr family transcriptional regulator, whose product MHDKKEIAEAMADKIKSISYDDVYHYPGKIAVETYTAGAIFIEPGDVCQYFYFIKKGIVRTYYVSGKNELEKTIFIRLEGDHFGDYYALIRNLESRLYFECLEDCIFYRFELSELQSYVYSNERMLSVAFDFMMNLIAEYIIRQEDFIFFTAEERYIKFSKEYPEIISRVPAKYISSLLGITPVSLSRIKKRIQRRSEK is encoded by the coding sequence ATGCACGATAAAAAGGAAATAGCAGAAGCTATGGCGGACAAAATAAAAAGTATTTCTTACGATGATGTCTATCATTATCCGGGAAAAATAGCCGTTGAAACCTATACCGCCGGTGCTATCTTCATAGAGCCGGGAGATGTTTGCCAATACTTTTACTTTATTAAAAAAGGTATTGTACGGACGTATTATGTTTCAGGCAAAAATGAGCTTGAAAAAACCATTTTTATAAGACTCGAGGGAGACCATTTCGGAGATTATTACGCTTTGATCCGTAATCTGGAAAGCAGATTGTACTTCGAATGTCTGGAAGACTGCATTTTCTACCGGTTTGAGCTCTCCGAACTTCAGTCTTACGTTTATTCCAATGAAAGGATGCTGTCTGTAGCTTTCGATTTTATGATGAATTTAATCGCAGAATATATCATACGGCAGGAAGATTTCATCTTTTTCACTGCTGAAGAACGCTACATTAAATTTTCTAAAGAATATCCGGAAATTATCAGTCGGGTTCCGGCAAAATACATCTCCTCACTTTTAGGAATTACTCCCGTATCGTTAAGCAGGATTAAAAAAAGAATTCAGAGAAGATCCGAAAAATAA
- a CDS encoding zinc-dependent alcohol dehydrogenase, with the protein MKAAVIHSPGNITCDTVDDPIIKDQNDIILRVTSTAICGSDLHMYSGGIPQARPMVMGHEFMGIVEEVGKNITSLRVGDRVVVPFPISCGSCFFCQHDLPTACEHSNPEHYGPEGGIVTEKGGALFGYSDLYGGYDGGQAQYVRVPYAHVGPRKVPENLSDEQVLFLTDIFPTGYTGVLWGELKGGETVAIFGAGPVGSMSAKSAILHNARKVIVIDTQQYRLNQIKNITGCDTILWEDGKDVIRQIRDMTEGRGADVCIDAVGFEPDRNLLDRAKAVLNLEKGSVKVLEACMSAVRRGGIVSVLGVYPVNYDNFKLGQIFDKGITIKAGQCNVHAIIDDLMDHVQSGRVVLDDIITHRLSLTEVAKGYKIFDKKEDGCVKVVLDPWK; encoded by the coding sequence ATGAAAGCAGCAGTTATTCATTCGCCGGGAAATATCACCTGCGATACAGTGGATGATCCTATTATCAAAGACCAGAACGACATTATTTTAAGAGTAACTTCCACAGCGATCTGCGGAAGCGATCTTCATATGTATTCGGGAGGAATTCCTCAGGCAAGACCCATGGTTATGGGGCACGAGTTTATGGGGATTGTAGAAGAAGTCGGAAAAAACATTACCAGTTTAAGAGTAGGAGACAGAGTGGTCGTTCCGTTTCCTATCTCCTGCGGAAGCTGCTTTTTTTGTCAGCACGATCTTCCCACCGCCTGCGAACACAGCAATCCCGAACATTACGGTCCGGAAGGAGGAATTGTTACAGAAAAAGGAGGAGCGCTTTTCGGATACTCAGATCTTTACGGAGGGTACGACGGCGGACAGGCGCAGTACGTGAGAGTTCCTTACGCTCATGTGGGACCGAGAAAAGTTCCTGAAAACCTAAGCGATGAACAGGTTTTATTCCTTACGGATATTTTTCCTACAGGTTACACCGGAGTACTTTGGGGAGAACTGAAAGGAGGAGAAACGGTGGCGATTTTCGGCGCAGGTCCTGTAGGCTCCATGTCTGCAAAAAGTGCCATCCTGCACAACGCCAGAAAAGTGATCGTTATAGATACGCAGCAATACCGTTTAAATCAGATTAAAAACATTACAGGCTGCGATACAATTCTCTGGGAAGACGGAAAAGATGTCATCCGGCAGATTAGAGATATGACAGAAGGACGGGGTGCGGATGTCTGCATTGATGCAGTAGGATTTGAGCCCGACAGAAATTTACTGGACAGAGCCAAAGCGGTTTTAAATCTTGAAAAAGGTTCTGTTAAAGTGCTTGAAGCTTGTATGAGCGCCGTAAGAAGAGGTGGAATTGTTTCTGTTTTAGGAGTTTATCCCGTGAACTACGATAATTTCAAATTAGGACAGATTTTCGATAAAGGAATTACAATAAAGGCAGGACAGTGTAACGTTCATGCAATTATTGATGATCTTATGGATCATGTTCAGAGCGGTCGGGTTGTTCTCGATGATATCATTACGCACCGTCTGTCTCTTACCGAAGTTGCCAAAGGCTACAAAATTTTCGATAAAAAAGAAGACGGCTGTGTAAAAGTGGTTCTTGATCCATGGAAATAA
- a CDS encoding SDR family NAD(P)-dependent oxidoreductase, with product MNMKNQYALITGATSGIGYELAKIFAKNGYDLVIVARNYDELKKKAAELKSFGVNVITIAKNLFNQEDAYSLYSELKLNGISPEILVNDAGQGVYGKFQETDIHREVDIINLNIVSVIILTKLFLKDRLQKGSGRILNLASIASKAPGPWHSVYHGTKAFVLSWSEAIREELKDSGITVTALLPGPTDTDFFNKADMNESKILDDPDNLASPEDVAMDGFNALMKGEDKVISGLKNKLSVAMTNITTDQMAAHRMSEMQKPSSENKNN from the coding sequence ATGAATATGAAAAACCAATATGCTTTAATAACCGGCGCAACCAGCGGAATCGGTTACGAACTGGCAAAGATTTTCGCTAAAAACGGCTACGATCTCGTAATTGTTGCCCGAAATTATGACGAGCTGAAAAAGAAAGCCGCAGAACTGAAAAGCTTTGGAGTAAATGTAATCACCATAGCTAAAAACCTTTTTAATCAGGAAGATGCATATTCTCTGTATTCTGAACTGAAGCTGAACGGAATAAGCCCTGAAATTCTTGTAAATGACGCAGGACAGGGAGTGTACGGAAAATTTCAGGAAACCGATATTCACCGTGAAGTAGACATCATCAATCTGAATATTGTCTCCGTAATTATTTTAACCAAATTATTCTTAAAAGACCGTTTACAGAAAGGTTCAGGAAGAATTTTGAATCTTGCTTCCATCGCGAGTAAAGCTCCCGGACCTTGGCATTCTGTATATCACGGTACAAAAGCCTTTGTTTTATCTTGGTCTGAAGCCATCAGAGAAGAGCTGAAAGATTCGGGGATTACCGTAACAGCACTTTTGCCTGGACCTACTGATACAGATTTTTTCAACAAAGCAGATATGAACGAAAGTAAAATTCTGGATGATCCCGATAATCTTGCTTCACCCGAAGACGTAGCAATGGATGGGTTTAATGCTTTAATGAAAGGAGAAGACAAAGTAATTTCAGGCTTGAAAAATAAACTCTCTGTTGCCATGACGAATATAACAACAGATCAAATGGCGGCTCACAGAATGTCGGAAATGCAAAAGCCTTCCAGCGAAAATAAAAACAATTAA
- a CDS encoding Crp/Fnr family transcriptional regulator, with the protein MIISEDLLLAYGAIYEMYKVNETVFHEGNLPKYYFQIDSGIVELNNYHEDGKEFTQNILSDGQSLGESFLFDDKVYPTNATAKTACRIFKLPKNDFFSLLNQNPEVSAKMFKCLADRLYNKYIMLFNISSADPSYKIKTVMESLKGESGDKYSFQVPLTRQQLANLTGLRVETVIRTIKKMHDNHQLRIENRKIFY; encoded by the coding sequence ATGATAATTAGTGAAGATTTATTGTTAGCATATGGTGCCATCTATGAGATGTACAAGGTAAACGAAACCGTTTTTCATGAAGGAAATTTGCCCAAATATTATTTTCAGATAGACAGCGGCATCGTGGAACTGAATAATTACCATGAAGACGGAAAAGAGTTTACCCAGAATATATTATCGGATGGACAGAGTCTCGGAGAATCTTTTTTATTTGATGATAAAGTTTATCCCACCAATGCGACTGCGAAAACAGCCTGCAGGATTTTTAAACTTCCCAAGAATGATTTTTTCAGCCTCCTGAACCAGAATCCTGAAGTTTCCGCAAAAATGTTCAAATGTCTTGCAGACAGGCTGTATAATAAGTACATTATGCTTTTTAATATTTCTTCGGCGGATCCATCATACAAAATAAAAACCGTTATGGAAAGCCTGAAAGGTGAATCGGGAGATAAATATTCTTTTCAGGTTCCTCTTACGAGACAACAGCTTGCCAATTTAACGGGGCTTCGTGTGGAAACGGTGATCAGAACGATTAAAAAAATGCATGACAACCATCAGTTAAGAATTGAAAACCGAAAAATATTTTATTAA